One Pomacea canaliculata isolate SZHN2017 linkage group LG9, ASM307304v1, whole genome shotgun sequence DNA segment encodes these proteins:
- the LOC112572096 gene encoding uncharacterized protein LOC112572096, translating into MVCDTPQDWVPNKPPVDRSTCSCSCFDTVFRGSYENPGNVGYKHLYFNTTANMAKMWLLTVVFLLLFYESLRYLYKLWQRSCSVRWGFLLLYVIQLYPHYYSWWSFLMYYNEEVYSFFTHHFVFMVTELLSTVIVLVLANAKNPLNHRQIGVVGIGLTHVLVAGLDQFVAHLIRGQGKAFQNARNIGLMVPDLVHVIIPSLYYYRHMRSTNAKMFDDRSRREIILLLLLVTGGVLCGRVLFP; encoded by the exons ATGGT GTGTGATACACCTCAAGATTGGGTACCCAACAAGCCACCCGTGGACAGAAGCAcgtgttcttgttcttgtttcgACACTGTATTTAGAG ggtCGTATGAAAATCCGGGTAATGTTGGCTACAAGCACCTGTACTTCAACACGACGGCCAACATGGCCAAGATGTGGCTGCTGACAGTcgtctttcttctcctcttctaCGAGAGCCTCCGCTATCTCTACAAACTCTGGCAACGCAGCTGCTCCGTGCGCTGGGGCTTCCTTCTTCTCTACGTCATCCAGCTGTACCCTCACTACTACTCGTGGTG GTCTTTCCTCATGTACTACAACGAGGAGGTGTACTCGTTCTTCACGCATCACTTCGTCTTCATGGTCACGGAGCTGCTGTCCACGGTCATCGTCCTTGTCCTGGCCAACGCCAAGAACCCGCTCAACCACCGCCAGATCGGCGTCGTTGGCATCGGCCTGACGCACGTGTTGGTGGCCGGACTTGACCAGTTCGTCGCCCACCTCATCAGAGGTCAGGGCAAAGCCTTCCAGAACGCTCGCAACATCGGGCTGATGGTGCCGGACCTTGTGCATGTCATCATACCTAGTCTATACTACTACCGCCACATGCGCAGTACGAACGCTAAAATGTTCGACGACCGCAGCAGAAGGGAGATCATTCTCTTGCTCCTACTAGTGACAGGGGGAGTCTTATGCGGAAGAGTGCTCTTTCCTTGA
- the LOC112572426 gene encoding uncharacterized protein LOC112572426, producing MAVQKNALEKAMKCTAGLGIGPPFISNAFIERGQIQFAKDACRDRTLHDAISCLEKILEACQGNSDREHFLQNMIDTKKSRDVVDFFCSNIHVYESHAPCIASRHSALTQCLESQQKTMQTKVKATSNMDFLMTSNCKYFQAADVCSRRVLGENCGQEALGMVVRVFSGFKPPICDVSSGGDSQPDYEGQQSGKRPVTGQGTSKSSKNFFRLHLLLLLLLYNGLTRNIC from the exons ATGGCTGTCCAGAAGAATGCTCTGGAAAAAGCTATGAAATGTACGGCAGGACTGGGCATAGGACCACCATTCATCTCCAACGCCTTCATTGAGCGCGGACAGATCCAGTTTGCCAAGGACGCGTGCAG AGACCGCACGCTGCATGACGCAATCTCCTGTCTGGAAAAAATTCTGGAAGCGTGCCAGGGCAACAGCGACCGGGAACACTTCCTCCAGAATATGATTGATACgaaaaagtcacgtgatgtcgtgGACTTCTTCTGCTCAAACATTCACG TGTATGAAAGCCATGCCCCGTGCATCGCCAGCCGCCATTCCGCTCTCACCCAATGTCTGGAATCGCAGCAGAAGACGATGCAGACCAAGGTGAAGGCGACTTCCAACATGGATTTCCTCATGACATCCAACTGCAA ATATTTTCAAGCGGCCGATGTTTGTTCACGCCGTGTCCTGGGAGAAAATTGTGGACAGGAGGCTCTTGGCATGGTGGTTCGTGTCTTCTCGGGGTTCAAACCTCCAATTTGTGACGTCAGTTCCGGCGGCGACTCGCAACCGGATTACGAGGGCCAGCAGAGCGGAAAGAGACCAGTTACTGGACAAGGAACTTCCAAGTCCTCCAAAAACTTTTTCAGATTACATCTACTTTTACTTCTCTTGTTATACAACGGGttaacaagaaatatttgttaa